In one window of Primulina tabacum isolate GXHZ01 chromosome 8, ASM2559414v2, whole genome shotgun sequence DNA:
- the LOC142554585 gene encoding uncharacterized protein LOC142554585: protein MIDAASVSALVNKTPQEARALISKMPTNVEQFGTRQDNHPRQVNEDMYNMLKLVETRISIQNLGNQISQIATSVSKLEAMNSSTLASQTVVNPKENASAIVLRNVKEIENKSTPFTKDTEGRDTNDDVERESDKQTKVNSKSPSFTTSIVPPFPSRLEKSKNIDYEKEVLETFRKVEVNIPMIYAIKQIPRYAKFLKEFSTNKRKLRGDEKVSVGENMSAVIKKSLPNKCKDPGMFTMPCVIGNMKTECAMPDLVASINVMKYSIDFALNLGPSKDTRVVIQLSYRSNAYPEGVVEDVLVQVKELIFPADFYILRMEEDFTAMSAPILLGRPFMKTSRTKIDVEEGIIFVEFDDEIEHFEEEYEFDMFHMHEKLDVEGEVAETWEISKAEME, encoded by the exons ATGATTGACGCTGCAAGTGTAAGTGCATTAGTAAACAAAACACCTCAAGAGGCACGAGCCCTAATCTCTAAGATGCCTACCAATGTGGAGCAGTTTGGCACTAGGCAAGATAACCACCCACGACAAGTTAATGAG GACATGTACAACATGCTAAAGCTTGTG GAAACGAGGATCAGCATTCAGaatctaggaaaccaaatctcTCAAATTGCTACGTCAGTTAGCAAATTGGAGGCAATGAATTCCAGCACACTGGCGTCACAAACGGTAGTTAATCCAAAGGAAAATGCAAGTGCCATAGTATTAAGGAATGTGAAAGAGATTGAGAATAAGTCTACTCCATTTACGAAGGACACTGAAGGAAGAGACACAAATGATGATGTTGAAAGAGAATCTGACAAGCAAACGAAGGTAAATTCTAAATCTCCTTCATTTACTACTTCTATTGTTCCTCCATTCCCTTCTAGATTAGAAAAATCCAAAAACATTGACTATGAGAAAGAGGTGTTGGAAACATTCAGAAAAGTGGAAGTAAATATTCCTATGATATATGCCATCAAACAGATCCCAAGatatgctaaatttttgaagGAGTTTTCCACTAATAAGAGGAAGTTGAGAGGTGATGAAAAGGTAAGTGTGGGAGAGAACATGTCTGCGGTTATTAAGAAGTCACTACCAAATAAATGCAAGGACCCGGGTATGTTTACGATGCCTTGTGTTATCGGTAATATGAAAACTGAATGTGCCATGCCAGATTTAGTTGCATCCATTAATGTCATGAAATATTCAATTGATTTTGCTTTAAATTTGGGTCCTTCGAAAGATACTAGAGTGGTGATTCAATTATCGTACCGATCCAATGCTTATCCGGAAGGAGTTGTTGAAGATGTCTTGGTGCAAGTTAAAGAATTGATATTCCCTGCAGATTTCTATATATTGCGAATGGAAGAGGACTTCACTGCGATGTCAGCGCCAATTCTATTAGGGAGACCTTTCATGAAAACTTCTAGAACCAAGATTGATGTGGAAGAGGGTATTATTTTCGTTGAATTCGACGATGAGATT GAACACTTTGAGGAGGAATACGAATTTGACATGTTTCATATGCATGAAAAATTGGACGTGGAAGGAGAAGTAGCCGAAACTTGGGAAATTTCAAAAGCTGAAATGGAATAA